A stretch of Natronococcus sp. CG52 DNA encodes these proteins:
- a CDS encoding DUF7853 family protein, which produces MSSRPRPFRSTSLSLSLEERWTLHHVLLHRIEQEETATNATDVDSPPLELYQSFDTVDDGELRFTDAQLEAIQNVLAEYQRSTDWWELERSRIEHLLERVTTALENDRLPAN; this is translated from the coding sequence ATGTCATCCAGGCCCCGACCGTTCCGATCAACTTCCCTCTCGCTCTCGCTCGAAGAACGCTGGACGCTCCACCACGTGTTGCTCCACAGAATCGAGCAAGAAGAAACCGCTACGAACGCAACCGACGTCGACTCGCCGCCGCTAGAACTCTATCAGTCGTTCGACACGGTCGACGACGGGGAACTTCGCTTTACCGACGCCCAGCTCGAGGCAATCCAGAACGTGCTCGCCGAGTACCAGCGGTCGACCGACTGGTGGGAACTCGAGCGATCCCGCATCGAGCACCTGCTCGAGCGCGTGACGACCGCGCTCGAAAACGATCGACTCCCGGCGAACTGA
- a CDS encoding succinylglutamate desuccinylase/aspartoacylase family protein, giving the protein MRRRRILAAGGVLVGTAVAGVASGSSNEHELVSAVRHPGDGNEPETNTESILSDTVHETTLYEIDAPQDGPTAMVFGGIHGDEYNGIDVGHEVADEWYPDAGTLVVVPETDRVAVENDEREGTDGDLNRHFPADGEPESELARGVWEAVDRHDPDVVLDLHRSLGIYGVHQQYVGQAIFHSPDAYGDELAAVLNDDAVPWYLPMHRFVANESHLSGPLLFHEAARELDATTYLFETTSYLLDRETKNEMTRVVTAALLERHGLLETEDDR; this is encoded by the coding sequence ATGAGGCGACGTCGTATTCTGGCCGCCGGCGGAGTTCTCGTCGGTACGGCCGTCGCCGGCGTGGCGAGTGGGTCGTCGAACGAGCACGAACTGGTGTCGGCAGTCCGCCACCCCGGCGACGGGAACGAACCGGAGACGAACACGGAGTCGATTCTGTCGGACACAGTCCACGAGACGACACTATACGAGATCGATGCGCCACAGGACGGCCCCACTGCGATGGTTTTCGGCGGCATCCACGGAGACGAGTACAACGGGATCGACGTCGGACACGAGGTCGCCGACGAGTGGTACCCCGACGCCGGGACGCTCGTCGTCGTCCCCGAGACCGACCGCGTGGCCGTCGAAAACGACGAGCGCGAGGGGACCGACGGCGATCTGAACCGCCACTTTCCGGCCGACGGCGAACCGGAAAGCGAACTCGCCCGAGGCGTCTGGGAAGCGGTCGACCGACACGATCCGGACGTCGTCCTCGATCTCCACCGTTCGCTCGGCATCTACGGCGTCCACCAGCAGTACGTCGGTCAGGCGATCTTTCACTCGCCGGACGCCTACGGCGACGAACTCGCAGCCGTACTCAACGACGACGCCGTCCCGTGGTACCTGCCGATGCACCGGTTCGTCGCGAACGAGAGCCACCTTTCGGGCCCGCTGCTCTTTCACGAAGCCGCACGCGAACTCGACGCTACGACGTACCTCTTCGAGACGACCAGTTACCTTCTCGACCGCGAGACCAAAAACGAGATGACGCGCGTAGTGACCGCAGCCCTGCTCGAGCGCCACGGCCTGCTCGAGACGGAGGACGACCGATGA
- a CDS encoding cytochrome b/b6 domain-containing protein gives MTNLDHGKFSRTTTTFHSLLALTVFVLFFTGYAIAFNTELWWMVELMGGNQGVLAIHRIAGFALIVLTGFWVPYMLLRSTSRANFGSVLPDLRADVAAFIQDVKFALGRVDERHPAARQFAGYKADEVPLLSYVGKGVIWIFTVELILLMISGLLIWRKAWLIDVYNSQSVAMAFVAFHGLLGIIMLMGVMFHTFEHGFHPAFYPVEMKAFLPKDQTPNFHGDPDEYETTGIERLRLKPSWRWATNVMAVLVVVGIVSVLLASLDYGGYPIPDTLVFAEGSVLRTIGINIGMLVLLIGLLLSVYGNVLRARYLRQRQERPVPETPAAAGGQRDRDPRRTDGGEVDARGDDDRFDS, from the coding sequence ATGACGAATCTCGACCACGGCAAGTTCTCGCGGACGACGACGACGTTTCACTCGCTGTTAGCCCTGACGGTGTTCGTTCTCTTCTTTACGGGGTACGCCATCGCGTTCAACACCGAACTGTGGTGGATGGTCGAACTGATGGGCGGCAACCAGGGCGTGCTTGCGATTCACCGGATCGCGGGCTTCGCGCTGATCGTCCTGACCGGGTTCTGGGTGCCGTACATGCTCCTGCGCTCGACGAGCAGGGCGAACTTCGGCTCGGTCTTGCCCGATCTGCGGGCCGATGTGGCGGCGTTTATCCAGGATGTCAAGTTCGCACTCGGCCGGGTCGATGAGCGACACCCGGCCGCCCGCCAGTTCGCGGGGTACAAGGCCGACGAGGTGCCGCTGCTGTCGTACGTCGGCAAGGGTGTGATCTGGATCTTTACGGTCGAACTCATCCTCCTGATGATCTCGGGGCTGCTCATCTGGCGGAAGGCGTGGCTGATCGACGTCTACAACTCCCAGTCGGTCGCGATGGCGTTCGTCGCATTCCACGGACTGCTCGGGATCATCATGCTGATGGGCGTGATGTTCCACACCTTCGAGCACGGGTTCCATCCCGCGTTCTACCCGGTCGAGATGAAGGCGTTCCTGCCGAAGGACCAGACGCCGAACTTCCACGGCGATCCCGACGAGTACGAGACGACCGGAATCGAGCGCCTTCGGCTCAAACCCTCCTGGCGGTGGGCGACGAACGTGATGGCGGTGCTGGTCGTCGTCGGTATCGTCAGCGTTCTGCTCGCCAGCCTCGACTACGGCGGGTATCCGATCCCGGACACGCTGGTGTTCGCCGAGGGGAGCGTCCTTCGGACGATCGGGATCAACATCGGGATGCTGGTCCTGCTTATCGGGCTGCTCCTCTCGGTGTACGGCAACGTCCTGCGGGCGCGATACCTGCGCCAACGTCAGGAACGGCCCGTTCCCGAGACGCCGGCCGCCGCCGGCGGTCAGCGGGACCGCGATCCTCGTCGGACCGACGGCGGCGAGGTCGACGCTCGAGGAGACGACGACCGATTCGACAGCTGA
- a CDS encoding 4Fe-4S dicluster domain-containing protein: MTQEEPSGDVMSQGVMSTGEGMRIFPDVEACIDCGGCVVACKRTWDREISNQRIDITTMLEGTAGAQGENAQKTAQLEAGENPGETSLPMQCYHCAEAPCVSVCPTDALQKEDDGFVTVTEDLCVGCQYCLSGCPFGAPQFPDSDDGTAQIFGTGGIMDKCTGCRERQEAAKGPACAEECATNAILVGGAGEIADELEKRDSGPFFNEQAMEIIFGAEDARLFE, translated from the coding sequence ATGACACAGGAAGAACCGTCCGGCGACGTCATGAGCCAGGGCGTCATGAGCACCGGCGAGGGGATGCGGATTTTTCCCGACGTCGAGGCCTGTATCGACTGCGGCGGCTGCGTCGTCGCGTGCAAGCGCACCTGGGACCGCGAGATCAGCAACCAGCGCATCGACATCACGACGATGCTCGAGGGAACCGCGGGCGCCCAGGGCGAGAACGCACAGAAGACGGCCCAGCTCGAGGCCGGGGAGAACCCCGGCGAGACGAGCCTGCCGATGCAGTGCTACCACTGCGCGGAGGCGCCCTGCGTCTCGGTCTGCCCGACCGACGCCCTGCAGAAGGAAGACGACGGCTTCGTCACGGTGACCGAAGACCTCTGCGTGGGCTGTCAGTACTGCCTCTCGGGCTGTCCGTTCGGCGCGCCGCAGTTCCCCGACAGCGACGACGGCACGGCCCAGATCTTCGGCACCGGCGGTATCATGGACAAGTGTACCGGCTGTCGCGAGCGCCAGGAGGCCGCGAAGGGGCCCGCCTGCGCGGAGGAGTGTGCGACGAACGCGATCCTGGTCGGCGGCGCCGGCGAGATTGCCGACGAACTCGAGAAACGCGACAGCGGCCCGTTCTTCAACGAACAGGCCATGGAAATCATCTTCGGGGCGGAAGACGCCCGACTCTTCGAGTGA
- a CDS encoding molybdopterin-dependent oxidoreductase — protein sequence MTADSEPVTIDLDRRSFMKASALAGGLFLGGGITGHVLGEDEDEREGVHDDAETAKVICNYCAVGCGFKAVKDGDSFTAMEPWFENPINNGSLCSKGAGILETEHSPKRLKHPMRKVDGEWQKISWNEAYRTIADTWEETIDEYSRESVMLLGSAHHSNEAAYASRKFAAFMGTNNVDHQARICHSPTVTGLANTWGFGAMTNTINDYRNFDLLIILGQNPAESHPIAMQHILEGQARGGTIVSIDPRYTKTSAHADYFYRLRPGTDVALIMGLLHYVREQDELDEEFIENRTMGWPDVEAEIDQYDLETVADITWIDADDLEDIGDLIIENAPRIQVEWAMGGTQHNNGTQNIRAYALFSLGTGSAARQGGGLQVMRGHANVQGATDLGVDASILPGYYGVDSPGSWEHWTEVWDESPWTSGSTDFEEMYDRFEVMEEEMWEGLETPAEVEAGDEGGVGVEEEEDEGEEDPQEEEEDPLDEEAPLDDPDPNSMMFQRGLTVARWYEAALGQEDRLLESDLYQPDPLKMAFFWGHSANSISEMEKMKRAMEALDLLVVVDVFPAVAGTLPDDANVLLLPASSQYEHVRTVTNSHRSVQWSERAAPPAHNSKPDLQIFQELAHHMGFGEHFDWGSGPEIHNGQSSYEDALREINLGVRSIGYQQSPERLQEHAEYDWAFNTDTLRADTEGLPVDGDFWMLPWPHWGDDHPGSPIIWTTESDPRDGGHDFRENWGVRGPTREEWEDLDVDKEYPFEETYDRDGEDGLDLIAGSFETEWWDEEIQGVPSYPAYATLLPDDPVDASSQTLPVEYALDEEQSVYDAAQALDDEYGDEVEVDPEAYEEYDYPQPDPPTGRGRARAVVWNFLDTVPVHREPIESPRPDLVEEWPANGEQTNFWRLDQNNASVQQEATEAVHTELGSDAESGRTVIMTSGRQVEHQGGGSETRNNKYTADRQPHMYAEISPDLAEELDVIGGDDHVVVTSADKGSILVKAKVTNRVNGEELFLPYHWGGVFHGQSRSEEWPEGTEPLAIGESANIITPSGFDAETQMQETKSGVVHVQKATEEVVDDLGMEFIDYPQDELGLGRQKQYDVRDWDMYEGGTTQ from the coding sequence ATGACGGCCGACTCCGAACCGGTCACGATCGACCTTGACAGGCGGTCGTTCATGAAAGCCAGCGCGCTCGCCGGGGGACTGTTCCTCGGCGGCGGCATCACCGGCCACGTGCTCGGCGAGGACGAAGACGAACGGGAGGGCGTTCACGACGACGCGGAGACGGCGAAGGTGATCTGTAACTACTGTGCCGTCGGCTGCGGCTTCAAAGCGGTCAAGGACGGCGATTCGTTCACCGCGATGGAGCCGTGGTTCGAGAACCCGATCAACAACGGCTCGCTCTGTTCGAAGGGTGCCGGTATCCTCGAGACGGAACACTCGCCGAAGCGGCTCAAGCATCCCATGCGGAAGGTCGACGGCGAGTGGCAGAAGATTTCCTGGAACGAGGCCTACCGAACGATCGCGGACACCTGGGAGGAGACGATCGACGAGTACAGCCGCGAGAGCGTTATGCTGCTGGGCAGCGCCCACCACTCCAACGAGGCGGCCTACGCCAGCCGCAAGTTCGCGGCGTTCATGGGCACGAACAACGTCGACCACCAGGCCCGGATCTGTCACTCCCCGACGGTGACGGGGCTGGCGAACACCTGGGGCTTCGGCGCGATGACGAACACGATCAACGACTACCGCAACTTCGACCTGCTCATCATCCTCGGACAGAACCCCGCCGAGTCCCACCCGATCGCGATGCAGCACATCCTCGAGGGGCAGGCCCGCGGCGGCACGATCGTCTCGATCGACCCCCGCTACACGAAGACGTCGGCCCACGCCGACTACTTCTATCGGCTGCGTCCGGGGACCGATGTCGCGCTGATCATGGGATTGCTTCACTACGTTCGGGAGCAGGACGAACTAGACGAGGAGTTCATCGAGAACCGGACGATGGGGTGGCCCGATGTCGAGGCCGAGATCGACCAGTACGACCTCGAGACGGTCGCGGACATCACCTGGATCGACGCGGACGATCTCGAGGATATCGGAGACCTGATCATCGAGAACGCGCCCCGAATTCAGGTCGAGTGGGCGATGGGCGGCACCCAGCACAACAACGGTACCCAGAACATTCGGGCGTACGCGCTGTTCAGCCTCGGGACCGGGAGCGCGGCCCGCCAGGGCGGCGGCCTCCAGGTCATGCGCGGCCACGCGAACGTCCAGGGTGCGACGGATCTCGGTGTCGATGCGAGTATCCTCCCCGGCTACTACGGCGTCGACTCGCCGGGGTCCTGGGAGCACTGGACCGAGGTCTGGGACGAGAGCCCGTGGACCAGCGGCAGCACGGACTTCGAGGAGATGTACGACCGATTCGAGGTGATGGAGGAGGAGATGTGGGAGGGACTCGAGACCCCGGCCGAGGTCGAAGCCGGGGACGAGGGCGGCGTCGGCGTCGAGGAAGAGGAGGACGAGGGCGAGGAAGATCCGCAGGAGGAGGAAGAGGATCCGCTGGACGAGGAGGCACCGCTCGACGATCCGGATCCGAACTCGATGATGTTCCAGCGGGGGCTGACCGTCGCCCGCTGGTACGAGGCGGCGCTCGGCCAGGAGGATCGGCTGCTCGAGTCGGACCTCTACCAGCCGGATCCGCTGAAGATGGCGTTTTTCTGGGGACACTCGGCGAACTCCATCAGCGAGATGGAGAAGATGAAGCGGGCGATGGAGGCGCTCGACCTGCTGGTCGTCGTCGACGTCTTCCCCGCCGTCGCCGGCACCCTGCCGGACGACGCGAACGTCCTCCTGCTGCCGGCCTCGAGTCAGTACGAGCACGTTCGGACCGTGACGAACTCCCACCGGTCGGTCCAGTGGAGTGAGCGAGCCGCGCCGCCGGCGCACAACTCGAAACCCGATCTCCAGATCTTTCAGGAACTGGCCCACCACATGGGCTTCGGCGAACACTTCGACTGGGGCAGCGGCCCGGAGATCCACAACGGACAGAGTTCCTACGAGGACGCGCTCCGGGAGATCAACCTCGGCGTTCGTTCGATCGGCTACCAGCAGTCCCCCGAGCGCCTCCAGGAGCACGCGGAGTACGACTGGGCGTTCAACACGGACACGCTGCGGGCCGACACCGAGGGGCTCCCGGTCGACGGCGACTTCTGGATGCTCCCCTGGCCGCACTGGGGCGACGACCACCCCGGCTCGCCGATCATCTGGACGACGGAGTCCGACCCGCGCGACGGCGGTCACGACTTCCGCGAGAACTGGGGGGTCAGAGGCCCCACGCGGGAGGAGTGGGAGGACCTCGACGTCGACAAGGAGTACCCGTTCGAGGAGACCTACGACCGGGACGGCGAGGACGGCCTCGACCTGATCGCCGGCTCGTTCGAGACCGAGTGGTGGGACGAGGAGATCCAGGGTGTGCCGTCGTACCCGGCCTACGCGACCCTGTTGCCGGACGATCCGGTCGACGCCTCCTCGCAGACCTTGCCCGTCGAGTACGCGCTCGACGAGGAGCAGTCGGTCTACGACGCCGCCCAGGCGCTCGACGACGAGTACGGCGACGAGGTCGAAGTGGATCCCGAGGCGTACGAGGAGTACGACTACCCGCAGCCGGATCCGCCGACGGGTCGCGGCCGCGCACGCGCGGTGGTCTGGAATTTCCTCGATACGGTTCCAGTCCACCGGGAACCGATCGAGAGCCCCCGGCCGGACCTGGTCGAGGAGTGGCCGGCGAACGGCGAACAGACCAATTTCTGGCGGCTGGACCAGAACAACGCCTCGGTCCAGCAGGAGGCGACGGAGGCCGTCCACACCGAACTCGGCAGCGACGCCGAGAGCGGCCGGACCGTGATCATGACGTCGGGTCGGCAGGTCGAACACCAGGGCGGCGGCTCCGAGACGCGGAACAACAAGTACACCGCCGACCGCCAGCCGCACATGTACGCGGAGATCAGCCCGGATCTGGCCGAGGAACTCGACGTTATCGGGGGCGACGATCACGTGGTCGTCACCTCCGCCGACAAGGGCTCGATCCTGGTGAAGGCCAAGGTGACGAACCGGGTCAACGGGGAGGAACTCTTCTTGCCCTACCACTGGGGCGGCGTCTTCCACGGACAGAGCCGTTCCGAGGAGTGGCCCGAGGGAACCGAGCCGCTGGCGATCGGCGAGAGCGCGAACATCATCACGCCGAGCGGGTTCGACGCCGAGACGCAGATGCAGGAGACGAAGTCCGGCGTGGTCCACGTCCAGAAGGCCACGGAGGAGGTGGTCGACGATCTCGGCATGGAGTTCATCGACTACCCGCAGGACGAACTCGGGCTCGGGCGTCAGAAGCAGTACGACGTCCGCGACTGGGACATGTACGAGGGAGGGACAACACAATGA
- a CDS encoding TorD/DmsD family molecular chaperone, translating into MSVDQRALYDARLELVNFLIDAFADVPTDEFVETILQELAFPEESVSEELDRGFDQLEAFVAANRDRDPTTVQSDLEREFTRLFVGPRPQVLAHETYYREDTDFRGAGRAKVTASYDAAGWSPSAEYPEENDYIAVELAFLRCLVRRQRNGDEGAFGYQRVFHEEHLSEWTDDLVADVRDRSQEPFYEAVATILEGYLAFEEEISVQMG; encoded by the coding sequence ATGAGTGTCGACCAGCGCGCCCTCTACGACGCTCGCCTCGAACTCGTGAACTTCCTGATCGACGCGTTCGCCGACGTTCCGACCGACGAGTTCGTCGAGACGATCCTGCAGGAACTCGCTTTCCCAGAGGAGTCGGTCAGCGAGGAGCTCGATCGAGGGTTCGACCAGCTCGAGGCGTTCGTCGCCGCCAACCGGGATCGCGATCCGACGACCGTCCAGTCGGACCTCGAGCGCGAGTTCACGCGACTGTTCGTCGGGCCGCGACCGCAGGTGCTCGCCCACGAGACCTACTACCGCGAGGACACGGACTTCAGGGGGGCGGGGCGCGCGAAGGTCACGGCCAGTTACGACGCCGCCGGCTGGTCCCCGTCGGCGGAGTATCCCGAGGAGAACGATTACATCGCCGTCGAACTCGCCTTCCTCCGGTGCCTCGTCCGCCGACAGCGCAACGGCGACGAGGGGGCCTTTGGCTACCAGCGGGTCTTCCACGAGGAACACCTCTCCGAGTGGACCGACGACCTCGTCGCGGACGTTCGTGACCGATCCCAGGAACCGTTCTACGAGGCGGTCGCGACGATTCTCGAGGGGTACCTGGCGTTCGAGGAGGAAATCTCGGTGCAGATGGGCTGA
- a CDS encoding sensor histidine kinase: protein MGTEDQVSTVQLLITEDGNRNAVQELLDDQYDVDTDQSVNEVDLYLVDDHSFPRYRDTLLERVEECDPVFCPVVLIRRDDNRREITLPGPNEREPPLLVDDIVDAPLNRNLLFRRLNTLLVRRKQSRELMHYISKLEESNRSLEQFAYAASHDLQEPLRMVSSYLQLIEQRYEEDLDEDGEEFLEFAIDGANRMRDMVDGLLEYSRVDTQRSPLEPTDLDVVLDEALEDLQMKIEERDVEIGREPLPHILGDADQLRQVFQNLLNNAIEYSGEERPRIHISAERRGTKWQISVDDDGVGIRSEDQDCIFELFQRLHSHDEHAGSGIGLALCRRIVERHNGRIWVESEPGEGSVFTFTLPAQRAR, encoded by the coding sequence ATGGGAACGGAAGATCAGGTGAGCACGGTTCAACTGCTCATCACCGAGGACGGAAATCGCAACGCGGTCCAGGAGCTACTCGACGATCAGTACGACGTCGACACGGACCAGTCGGTCAACGAGGTCGACCTGTATCTGGTCGACGACCACTCGTTTCCCAGGTACCGCGACACTCTCCTCGAGCGCGTCGAGGAGTGTGATCCCGTGTTTTGCCCCGTCGTGCTCATCCGGCGCGACGACAACCGGCGAGAGATCACGCTGCCCGGACCGAACGAGCGAGAGCCCCCGCTACTCGTCGACGACATCGTGGATGCCCCGCTCAATCGCAACCTCCTCTTTCGGCGGCTGAACACCCTGCTCGTTCGGCGCAAGCAGTCCCGAGAGCTGATGCACTACATCTCGAAACTCGAGGAGTCGAACAGATCCCTCGAGCAGTTCGCCTACGCCGCCTCCCACGATCTCCAGGAGCCGTTGCGGATGGTCTCGAGTTACCTGCAACTCATCGAACAGCGGTACGAGGAGGATCTCGACGAGGACGGCGAGGAGTTCCTCGAGTTCGCCATCGACGGCGCGAACCGGATGCGAGACATGGTCGACGGACTGCTCGAGTACTCGCGGGTCGATACCCAGAGGAGCCCGCTGGAGCCCACCGATCTGGACGTCGTTCTGGACGAGGCGCTCGAGGATCTGCAGATGAAAATCGAGGAACGCGACGTCGAGATCGGACGGGAGCCCCTGCCCCACATCCTGGGTGACGCCGATCAACTGCGGCAGGTCTTCCAGAACCTCCTGAACAACGCGATCGAGTACAGCGGCGAGGAGCGGCCCAGAATACACATCTCCGCGGAGCGACGCGGCACGAAGTGGCAGATCTCGGTCGACGACGACGGCGTCGGCATCCGGTCCGAGGATCAGGACTGTATCTTCGAACTGTTCCAGCGACTCCACAGCCATGACGAACACGCGGGCAGCGGTATCGGACTCGCCCTCTGCAGGCGGATCGTCGAACGCCACAACGGCCGAATCTGGGTCGAGTCGGAACCCGGTGAGGGGTCGGTCTTTACGTTCACGCTCCCGGCACAGCGCGCCCGGTAG
- a CDS encoding ATPase domain-containing protein — protein MNSGINGLDEIFNGGLAKGRMYLVHGEPGTGKTLLGMHFLEQGLRNDETVLFIHGEESRREILANGSAVNIEIGDAEFLDLGPESDFFADDNSYDLVEPSDIERDRYTQEIHEAIKEIDPARVVLDPISQLRYVEANEYQFRKRILSFMRFLKQHEITVLVTATLNSKPEYDTELRSLSDGIIKLTREESGRRIEATKHRALGQMGGDHGMAIRENGLEIFPHLVPEPREQTFKSQRIHSGIDELDDLLGGGFDQRTVTFISGPTGAGKTSTGTQLLTQAAKDGLNSAIYLFEENIETFTHRAESIDIPVAEMRQQGTLQVTEVEPLALSSEEFAHMVREQVEEQDTDIVMIDGIDGYTISIQGRERVLVRKLHALTRYLKNQGITVLITNEISEITGISEATDNQLSYIADNIAFVSYVERDGSLRKVIGVLKKRTGDFEKTLREFEITSDGIRVGEPLTGLYGILQGTPRVGKASKTVQNE, from the coding sequence ATAAACAGCGGGATCAACGGCCTGGACGAGATTTTCAACGGAGGGCTCGCCAAAGGCCGGATGTACCTCGTTCACGGGGAGCCCGGTACCGGGAAGACGCTACTTGGGATGCACTTTTTAGAGCAGGGGCTACGGAACGACGAGACGGTCCTGTTCATCCACGGGGAAGAATCTCGGCGGGAGATCCTGGCCAACGGCTCCGCAGTTAACATCGAGATCGGCGACGCGGAGTTCCTCGATCTCGGTCCCGAGTCCGATTTCTTCGCGGACGACAACTCCTACGATCTGGTCGAGCCGAGCGACATCGAACGCGACCGGTATACACAGGAGATCCACGAAGCGATCAAGGAGATCGATCCGGCGCGCGTCGTGCTCGATCCGATCTCGCAACTCAGGTACGTCGAGGCCAACGAGTACCAGTTCCGAAAGCGGATCCTGTCGTTCATGCGGTTTCTCAAACAGCACGAGATCACCGTCCTCGTAACGGCAACACTGAACTCCAAACCGGAGTACGATACGGAGCTTCGATCGCTCAGCGACGGCATCATCAAACTGACCCGCGAGGAAAGCGGTCGTCGGATCGAAGCGACGAAACACCGCGCACTCGGGCAGATGGGCGGTGATCACGGCATGGCGATCCGAGAGAACGGTCTCGAGATCTTTCCGCATCTCGTTCCCGAACCGCGCGAACAGACGTTCAAATCCCAGCGAATCCACTCCGGTATCGACGAACTGGACGACCTGCTCGGGGGCGGATTCGACCAGCGGACGGTAACGTTTATCAGCGGTCCGACGGGGGCCGGCAAGACGTCAACCGGGACGCAACTGCTGACCCAGGCCGCCAAAGACGGGCTGAACTCGGCCATCTACCTGTTCGAAGAGAATATCGAGACGTTCACACACCGGGCCGAGTCGATCGACATTCCCGTCGCGGAGATGCGCCAGCAAGGAACCCTCCAGGTGACCGAAGTCGAACCGCTCGCGCTCTCCAGCGAGGAGTTCGCCCACATGGTCAGAGAGCAGGTCGAAGAGCAGGACACGGACATCGTGATGATCGACGGAATCGACGGTTACACCATCTCGATCCAGGGCCGGGAGCGAGTTCTCGTCCGAAAGCTTCACGCACTAACGCGGTATCTGAAGAACCAGGGAATAACGGTGCTGATCACGAACGAAATTTCGGAGATTACCGGCATCTCCGAGGCGACGGACAATCAGCTCAGCTATATCGCCGACAACATCGCGTTCGTCAGCTACGTCGAGAGGGACGGCAGTCTCCGCAAGGTCATCGGCGTGCTCAAAAAGCGCACTGGCGACTTCGAAAAGACGCTTCGCGAGTTCGAGATCACGTCCGACGGAATCCGCGTCGGTGAACCGCTGACGGGTCTCTACGGTATTCTTCAGGGAACACCACGGGTAGGGAAGGCGAGTAAGACTGTGCAAAACGAATGA
- a CDS encoding zinc-dependent alcohol dehydrogenase family protein, with protein MRAAVMESHGELLEIEDVEYPEPGPDQVIVETKACGVCRSDWHAWQGDWGWVGARAPPGQILGHEPAGIVADVGEDVETLEEGDRVTVPFHLADGSCPHCRAGRANVCETVIPLGFTSVSPGAFAEAFPVREADFNCVKLPDSVEFTEMAGLGCRFMTAYHALADRAGLRAGDWVAIHGCGGVGLSAVHIASALGAHPIAVDVRDDKLERARELGAVETVNAASAENPANEVKALADGGADVSIDALGIAETCRNSIGSLGRRGSHVQVGLTTGEEGGEIALPVDSMTMQEIDFHGSFGMPLVRYEELFRLIAQGTLDPSKIVGETLSLEELPETLASMDDYETIGIPVVTEFGD; from the coding sequence ATGCGAGCTGCAGTCATGGAATCTCACGGCGAACTGCTCGAGATCGAGGACGTCGAGTATCCCGAACCCGGTCCGGACCAGGTGATCGTCGAGACGAAAGCCTGCGGGGTCTGCCGAAGTGACTGGCACGCCTGGCAGGGCGACTGGGGATGGGTCGGCGCACGGGCACCGCCGGGACAGATCCTCGGCCACGAGCCGGCGGGAATCGTCGCCGACGTCGGCGAGGACGTCGAGACGCTCGAGGAGGGTGATCGCGTCACCGTTCCGTTCCACCTCGCCGACGGGAGCTGTCCGCACTGTCGTGCCGGCCGAGCGAACGTCTGCGAGACGGTGATCCCGCTCGGCTTTACGAGCGTCTCACCCGGCGCGTTCGCCGAGGCGTTTCCGGTCAGAGAGGCCGACTTCAACTGCGTCAAACTTCCCGACAGCGTCGAGTTCACGGAGATGGCCGGTCTCGGCTGTCGCTTCATGACGGCGTATCACGCGCTCGCCGACCGGGCGGGGCTCCGAGCCGGCGACTGGGTCGCCATCCACGGCTGTGGGGGCGTCGGACTCTCGGCCGTTCACATCGCGAGCGCGCTCGGTGCCCACCCGATCGCCGTCGACGTTCGGGACGACAAACTCGAGCGTGCACGCGAACTCGGTGCGGTCGAAACCGTCAACGCCGCCTCCGCCGAAAATCCGGCGAACGAGGTGAAAGCCCTCGCCGACGGCGGCGCGGACGTCTCGATCGACGCGCTCGGAATCGCCGAGACGTGCCGGAACTCGATCGGCAGCCTCGGCAGGCGAGGCAGCCACGTTCAGGTCGGCCTGACGACCGGCGAGGAGGGCGGCGAGATCGCGCTGCCGGTCGACTCGATGACGATGCAGGAGATCGACTTCCACGGCTCGTTCGGAATGCCCCTCGTTCGCTACGAGGAACTGTTTCGCCTGATCGCACAGGGAACCCTCGACCCGAGCAAGATAGTCGGCGAGACGCTGTCGCTCGAGGAACTCCCGGAGACGCTCGCCTCGATGGACGACTACGAGACGATCGGCATCCCTGTGGTAACGGAGTTCGGCGACTGA